The following are encoded together in the Thermoanaerobaculia bacterium genome:
- a CDS encoding NADH-quinone oxidoreductase subunit N, which translates to MNTIFALPQGDWLSILPEIVLTGVGSLILLLEAFTPRLRPAFNGLALAGVAAAAALLAQQPAGLYFHDLIESTALTGAFSQTILLATAIGLLSAQGYLKRERLLFGEYPALLLWCATGLLLLVRSVELVMIFVALELLSVALYGLAAFHRREAVSSEAAIKYFLMGALVSSFVLYGAALVYGETGSTTLAGISAALSAGAGSPALVFLGFLLLVCGFGFKLGLVPFHAWAPDVYQGAPSPFVAFLSVAPKAASAVVLARLVILATSSPTAGDWVKLVSVLAIASMLVGNLFALAQRDIKRMLAYSGIAHMGYLLIPLASPGAASWRPMLVYLVSYTLMNGGAFVLVSMLYAKPGEQHAIANLSGWAFRFPVAAACMAVCMLSLGGIPPTAGFVAKYLIFAHAIQNGNLALAIVGILASLIGVVFYLRVIYMLYMRDEVASPGSLKLDFGGQMAAVLAAAGTLALGAFPGPFLAWIERALGTL; encoded by the coding sequence ATGAACACGATCTTCGCGTTGCCGCAGGGCGACTGGCTGTCGATCCTCCCCGAGATCGTGCTGACCGGGGTCGGCTCCCTGATTCTGCTGCTCGAGGCCTTCACTCCCCGGCTGCGACCGGCCTTCAACGGCCTGGCCCTGGCCGGCGTCGCGGCGGCTGCGGCCCTCCTCGCGCAACAGCCGGCCGGTCTCTATTTCCACGACCTGATCGAGTCGACCGCGCTCACCGGCGCTTTCTCGCAGACCATCCTCCTGGCGACGGCCATCGGCCTGCTCTCGGCCCAGGGCTATCTCAAGCGCGAGCGCCTCCTGTTCGGCGAATATCCGGCGCTCCTGCTCTGGTGCGCCACGGGCCTCTTGCTCCTGGTGCGCAGCGTCGAGCTCGTGATGATCTTCGTGGCCCTGGAGCTCCTCTCGGTGGCGCTCTACGGACTCGCGGCTTTCCATCGCCGGGAAGCGGTCTCTTCCGAGGCCGCGATCAAGTACTTCCTCATGGGCGCGCTCGTCAGCTCCTTCGTGCTCTACGGCGCCGCACTCGTCTACGGCGAGACCGGCTCGACGACGCTCGCCGGAATCTCCGCGGCGCTCTCGGCGGGAGCCGGATCCCCCGCGCTGGTCTTCCTCGGCTTCCTGCTGCTCGTCTGCGGCTTCGGGTTCAAGCTCGGCTTGGTGCCCTTCCATGCCTGGGCACCCGACGTCTACCAGGGCGCGCCCTCGCCGTTCGTCGCCTTCCTGTCGGTGGCTCCGAAGGCCGCCTCCGCGGTCGTGCTCGCCCGCCTCGTCATCCTGGCGACGTCGTCGCCCACGGCCGGCGACTGGGTGAAGCTGGTGAGCGTCCTCGCCATCGCCTCGATGCTGGTGGGGAATCTCTTCGCCCTCGCGCAGCGCGACATCAAGCGGATGCTGGCCTACTCCGGAATCGCCCACATGGGCTATCTCCTGATTCCGCTGGCTTCGCCCGGCGCCGCGAGCTGGCGGCCGATGCTGGTCTACCTCGTCTCCTACACCCTGATGAACGGCGGCGCCTTCGTCCTGGTTTCGATGCTCTACGCCAAGCCCGGCGAACAGCATGCAATCGCCAATCTCTCGGGCTGGGCCTTCCGGTTCCCGGTGGCTGCGGCCTGCATGGCGGTCTGCATGCTCTCCCTCGGCGGGATTCCGCCGACGGCCGGCTTCGTCGCGAAGTACCTGATCTTCGCCCACGCCATCCAGAACGGGAACCTGGCGCTGGCGATCGTCGGCATTCTCGCGAGCCTCATCGGTGTGGTCTTCTACCTGCGCGTCATCTACATGCTCTACATGCGCGACGAGGTCGCGAGCCCCGGCAGCCTGAAGCTCGATTTCGGCGGCCAGATGGCGGCGGTTCTCGCAGCCGCCGGCACCCTCGCCCTGGGCGCCTTCCCCGGTCCGTTCCTGGCCTGGATCGAACGAGCCCTGGGAACGCTCTAA
- a CDS encoding GspH/FimT family pseudopilin, whose protein sequence is MRAARRRTCTRQAGFTLIESLVVVAVIGILVLISAPAFLKMMNRFKLTGTTRELTSLMQAARQEAIKMNAPAQVNYDATSNSFFAFVDLDRDQVLSAPDRILAARIPVPKKVEFRGPGDAGVNGANAIDGWDDAPSVRLGPVFNPDGSADRVGSFRLKDSNDNFLEVRIQMPATGRIVLRKYFDAEDAFFVNGEIVGSIVHKWEWK, encoded by the coding sequence ATGAGAGCAGCCCGACGTCGCACTTGCACGCGCCAGGCAGGTTTCACGCTGATCGAATCGCTCGTCGTGGTCGCCGTGATCGGGATCCTCGTCCTGATCTCCGCGCCGGCATTCCTGAAGATGATGAACCGATTCAAGCTCACCGGCACGACCCGCGAGCTGACGTCACTGATGCAGGCGGCCCGCCAGGAGGCGATCAAGATGAACGCCCCTGCTCAGGTGAACTACGACGCCACCTCGAACAGCTTCTTTGCCTTCGTCGACCTCGACCGCGACCAGGTCTTGAGCGCTCCCGATCGCATCCTCGCCGCGCGGATACCCGTGCCGAAGAAGGTCGAGTTCCGGGGGCCGGGCGACGCCGGAGTGAACGGCGCAAACGCGATCGACGGCTGGGACGACGCTCCGTCCGTGCGCCTCGGGCCGGTCTTCAATCCGGACGGTTCCGCCGACCGCGTCGGCTCGTTTCGGCTGAAGGACAGCAACGACAACTTCCTCGAAGTCCGCATTCAGATGCCCGCCACCGGACGGATCGTGCTGCGCAAGTACTTCGACGCCGAGGACGCCTTCTTCGTGAACGGCGAGATCGTCGGCAGCATCGTCCACAAGTGGGAGTGGAAGTAG
- a CDS encoding NADH-quinone oxidoreductase subunit M, translated as MTLEFLDLLLGDTITRFVFFPSLAALPLLFLGRAGERTVKLYALFVALVEFALIALFAVTHWGGGTMVARDATLRWLDFGSLKVLYEVGVDGISLPLVLLTGLLLPLVILGSWKGITRHWAGFAASMLLLTTGMLGALVALDLLVFYVFWEVMLIPMYLIIGIWGGDRRVYAAVKFFIFTMAGSLLMLLGILWMAWSYGKLTGVWSFRYEDLLQLQFPLDQQLWLFGAFALAFAIKVPMFPFHTWLPDAHVEAPTGGSVILAGVLLKLGTYGFLRFAIPFFPQAATQLAPWVVGLALVGIVYGALVAWAQIDMKKLVAYSSIAHLGFVMLGLFAFNEIAWQGALLQMVNHGLSTGALFLLVGMLYDRRHTKKFEEFGGLAKTIPWFAVMLVFATLASVGLPALNGFVGEFMILIGAWQGGLLWATGIATFGVVLAAVYLLKMLQETIWGPITRDENRSLKDLDTREVLTLLPLCILMLWIGVAPGRFLEPSRPALSTVLATYRAQMAAGPPGAVTLSLPAAATAMSATRATGAPAATFAAGTPPAGSGSAR; from the coding sequence ATGACGCTCGAGTTTCTCGACCTGCTCCTCGGCGACACGATCACCCGGTTCGTGTTCTTCCCGAGTCTCGCAGCGCTGCCGCTGCTCTTCCTCGGTCGCGCCGGGGAGCGAACGGTCAAGCTCTATGCCCTTTTCGTCGCCCTCGTCGAGTTCGCGCTCATCGCCCTGTTCGCCGTCACCCACTGGGGCGGCGGCACGATGGTGGCGCGCGACGCCACCCTCCGGTGGCTCGATTTCGGCTCGCTCAAGGTGCTCTACGAGGTAGGTGTGGACGGCATCTCGCTGCCCCTCGTCCTGCTGACCGGCCTGCTGCTGCCGCTGGTCATTCTCGGCTCCTGGAAAGGAATCACCAGGCACTGGGCCGGTTTCGCTGCGTCGATGCTCCTCCTCACTACCGGCATGCTGGGGGCGCTCGTCGCGCTCGACCTGCTGGTGTTCTACGTCTTCTGGGAAGTGATGCTGATCCCGATGTACCTGATCATCGGAATCTGGGGCGGCGACCGCCGGGTCTATGCCGCGGTCAAGTTCTTCATCTTCACCATGGCGGGAAGCCTGCTCATGCTGCTGGGGATCCTCTGGATGGCCTGGAGCTACGGCAAGCTGACGGGCGTCTGGAGCTTCCGTTACGAAGACCTGCTGCAGCTGCAGTTCCCTCTCGACCAGCAGCTCTGGCTGTTCGGCGCCTTCGCCCTGGCGTTTGCAATCAAGGTGCCGATGTTTCCGTTCCATACCTGGCTGCCCGACGCCCATGTCGAGGCCCCCACGGGCGGCTCGGTGATCCTGGCCGGCGTCCTGCTCAAGCTCGGCACCTACGGCTTCCTGCGCTTCGCGATCCCGTTCTTTCCCCAGGCCGCGACCCAGCTCGCACCCTGGGTCGTCGGCCTCGCGCTGGTCGGCATCGTCTACGGCGCGCTGGTCGCCTGGGCGCAGATCGACATGAAGAAGCTGGTCGCCTACTCCTCGATCGCCCACCTGGGCTTCGTCATGCTCGGCCTCTTCGCTTTCAACGAGATCGCATGGCAGGGCGCCCTGCTCCAGATGGTCAACCACGGTCTCTCGACCGGCGCCCTCTTCCTGCTCGTCGGGATGCTCTATGACCGCCGCCACACCAAGAAGTTCGAGGAGTTCGGCGGTCTCGCGAAAACCATCCCCTGGTTCGCCGTCATGCTCGTCTTCGCCACCCTGGCTTCGGTCGGCCTGCCGGCGCTCAACGGATTCGTCGGCGAGTTCATGATCCTCATCGGCGCCTGGCAAGGCGGACTTCTCTGGGCGACAGGCATCGCCACCTTCGGAGTCGTGCTCGCGGCGGTCTACCTCCTGAAGATGCTCCAGGAGACGATCTGGGGACCGATCACCAGGGACGAGAACCGGTCGCTCAAGGATCTCGACACGCGCGAGGTCCTGACCCTGTTGCCGCTCTGCATCCTGATGCTCTGGATCGGCGTCGCTCCGGGCCGCTTCCTCGAACCGAGCCGCCCGGCGTTGAGCACCGTGCTCGCAACCTACCGCGCTCAGATGGCGGCCGGTCCTCCGGGAGCGGTGACGCTGTCCCTGCCGGCGGCGGCGACCGCAATGTCCGCAACGCGCGCAACGGGCGCGCCGGCCGCGACCTTCGCCGCGGGCACACCGCCGGCGGGATCCGGGAGCGCGCGATGA
- the rsmD gene encoding 16S rRNA (guanine(966)-N(2))-methyltransferase RsmD, producing MRISSGELKGRRLEVPAGIRPTEQKVKEALFSIWGERLAEAAVLDLFAGSGAVAIEAISRGALEVTVVEANRPVLEALKRNASILPAGSFHLLPRPVERALTELDGRAARFDLIFADPPYSWVPDAGFLAGCGALLREGGALTVEHSSRVELPGEAGALVRTDSRRYGESALTFYGKV from the coding sequence ATCCGCATCTCGAGCGGCGAGCTGAAGGGTCGCCGGCTCGAAGTGCCGGCGGGGATCCGCCCGACCGAGCAGAAGGTGAAGGAGGCCCTGTTCTCGATCTGGGGCGAACGGCTCGCCGAGGCGGCAGTGCTCGATCTATTCGCCGGCAGCGGGGCGGTCGCCATCGAGGCGATCAGCCGCGGCGCCCTCGAAGTCACGGTGGTCGAGGCGAATCGCCCGGTTCTGGAGGCCCTGAAGCGGAACGCGTCGATTCTGCCGGCGGGGAGCTTCCACCTGCTGCCGCGACCGGTGGAGAGGGCCTTGACCGAGCTCGACGGCCGCGCCGCCCGCTTCGACCTCATCTTCGCCGATCCGCCCTATTCGTGGGTTCCGGACGCCGGCTTTCTCGCCGGCTGCGGTGCGCTGCTGCGTGAGGGGGGAGCGCTCACCGTGGAGCACAGCTCACGGGTCGAGCTACCGGGCGAGGCCGGAGCTCTCGTGCGGACCGACTCGCGGCGCTACGGGGAGTCGGCCCTGACCTTCTACGGCAAAGTCTAG
- a CDS encoding CCA tRNA nucleotidyltransferase, whose product MRPPPEVPPAAALQLPTLGAATDSAADEFGGDADAGREILARFRRLPGDRLELLRSAAEVATACGCGLYWVGGGVRDLWLGRSELDVDLVVDGDLAPFAERLAERLGSALLSHPQFLTAELQAPGGVRVDLARARSESYAAPATLPRVEPDSLARDLLRRDFAVNCLALALAPDFGERLIDTCQGLEDLSQRRLRTLHPASFMDDPTRLLRGVEFEARLGFAFSPETRREAERAVAHGAFALLSPARRTDALRRALGRPESASVVLHRLRDAGWLPAIVSEVRSAGPAARFAAPERFDAARRARSATGPPSGGGDRLEEVGTFSLALLCLGLDLEGAQRQRLVRRLTLSAREQALLALGPERVGAALAALSATGASPRPSAVHRALGGLTGEELAVVAAHSPETREWVRREYAELRRVRLAIGGRELMAAGVAAGSALGRVLELTLEARLDGRLGAEGELGFALRALGEEAAPGTGASDGGGLGDSSGGDDAGEAVS is encoded by the coding sequence ATGCGGCCTCCTCCCGAAGTGCCGCCTGCAGCCGCGTTGCAACTTCCGACGCTTGGCGCGGCGACGGACTCGGCCGCCGACGAATTCGGCGGCGATGCAGATGCCGGCCGCGAGATCCTCGCCCGGTTTCGCCGCCTTCCGGGAGACCGGCTGGAGCTGTTGCGGAGCGCCGCCGAGGTTGCCACCGCCTGCGGTTGCGGGCTCTACTGGGTCGGCGGCGGCGTGCGCGATCTCTGGCTCGGGAGGAGTGAGCTCGATGTCGACCTGGTCGTGGACGGCGATCTCGCGCCGTTCGCCGAGCGCCTCGCCGAGCGGCTCGGGAGCGCGCTGCTCTCCCACCCGCAGTTCCTCACGGCCGAGCTCCAGGCGCCCGGCGGGGTGCGCGTCGACCTGGCGCGCGCCAGGTCGGAGAGCTACGCCGCTCCCGCGACCCTGCCGCGGGTCGAGCCGGACTCGCTGGCGCGCGACCTGCTGCGCCGCGACTTCGCGGTGAACTGCCTCGCGCTGGCGCTCGCACCCGACTTCGGAGAGCGCCTGATCGATACCTGTCAGGGGCTCGAGGATCTGTCGCAGAGGCGCCTGCGGACGTTGCACCCCGCGTCGTTCATGGACGACCCGACCCGGCTCCTGCGCGGCGTCGAATTCGAGGCCCGACTCGGCTTCGCGTTCTCCCCGGAGACCCGGCGCGAAGCCGAACGCGCCGTCGCTCACGGCGCTTTCGCCCTGCTTTCACCGGCCCGACGGACCGACGCGCTCCGGCGGGCCCTCGGCCGGCCGGAAAGCGCCTCCGTCGTGCTGCATCGCCTGCGGGACGCGGGCTGGCTCCCGGCGATCGTGAGCGAGGTTCGCAGCGCCGGCCCTGCGGCGCGGTTCGCCGCTCCGGAGCGCTTCGACGCTGCGAGGCGCGCGCGCTCCGCGACAGGGCCTCCGTCCGGCGGGGGCGACCGGCTCGAGGAAGTCGGAACCTTCTCGCTGGCACTTCTCTGTCTGGGTCTCGACCTCGAGGGCGCGCAGCGTCAGCGGCTCGTCCGCCGACTGACCTTGTCGGCGAGGGAACAGGCACTTCTCGCACTCGGCCCGGAGAGAGTGGGAGCGGCGCTCGCCGCGCTGTCAGCGACCGGCGCCTCCCCCCGGCCGAGCGCCGTGCATCGCGCCCTGGGAGGCCTCACCGGCGAGGAGCTCGCGGTCGTGGCGGCGCACAGCCCCGAGACGAGGGAATGGGTCCGGCGGGAGTACGCCGAGCTGCGGAGGGTCCGCCTGGCGATCGGCGGACGGGAACTGATGGCCGCCGGGGTCGCCGCCGGATCGGCGCTTGGCCGGGTCCTCGAGCTCACCCTGGAGGCCAGGCTGGACGGGCGGCTCGGCGCCGAAGGGGAGCTCGGCTTCGCGCTCCGCGCCTTGGGCGAAGAGGCCGCGCCCGGCACCGGAGCATCCGATGGAGGTGGCCTCGGCGACAGCAGCGGGGGCGACGACGCCGGTGAGGCGGTTTCGTGA
- a CDS encoding CDP-alcohol phosphatidyltransferase family protein — MNLTVPNLLSILRMGLIPWFVISVLDGNATQALWIFAIAGVTDALDGFIARFWHQQSALGAYLDPLADKLLLVTAYVMLAIPNLRTGFVIPAWVTALVITRDVVIVVVALVLHLAVGLSRFPPSPLSKINTAAQLLAIIGVLLSSRGPLFEAAASFLVFLVAALTIGSGIEYIYRANRMAAHRE; from the coding sequence ATGAACCTCACGGTTCCGAACCTGCTCTCGATTCTCCGCATGGGGCTCATTCCGTGGTTCGTGATCTCGGTGCTCGACGGCAATGCCACCCAGGCGCTCTGGATCTTCGCCATCGCCGGAGTCACCGACGCCCTGGACGGCTTCATCGCGCGCTTCTGGCACCAGCAGTCGGCGCTCGGCGCCTATCTCGACCCGCTCGCCGACAAGCTCCTGCTGGTGACCGCCTACGTCATGCTGGCGATTCCCAACTTGCGGACCGGATTCGTGATCCCGGCCTGGGTGACTGCATTGGTGATCACCCGCGACGTGGTCATCGTCGTGGTCGCCCTGGTGTTGCACCTCGCGGTGGGCCTGTCGCGTTTCCCGCCCTCGCCGCTCTCCAAGATCAACACCGCCGCGCAGCTACTGGCGATCATCGGCGTTCTGCTCTCCAGCCGTGGCCCGCTCTTCGAGGCGGCCGCGAGCTTTCTGGTATTTCTGGTGGCTGCCCTGACGATCGGGTCCGGAATCGAGTACATCTACCGGGCGAACCGGATGGCCGCTCATCGCGAGTGA
- the dnaE gene encoding DNA polymerase III subunit alpha, translating to MTDFVHLHLHSQYSLLDGANRLDDVIQAAAAAGMKAISLTDHGNLFGAIEFYDKAKKAGIKPIIGIEAYVAQGSLADRNPARGSSNHLVLLARNQTGYQNLIKLTTRSYLQGFYYKPRIDHETLREFSDGLIGLSACLKGEINERILSNREAEAEARAREYAEILGPENFYLELQDHGIPEQRAANEVLRRMSKKLGLGLVVTNDCHYLHQSDSVAHDVLLCIGTQRARSDPDRLKYASDQFYLKSGDELAALFPDDGEAIENTVAIAERCNVEIPSGKFHLPDFPLPPGESIDSFFEHRAMAGLEERFEEMTRRGTLDSRYSMDLYRERLKFEISVIQRMRFPGYFMIVWDFIRFARESGIPVGPGRGSAAGSLVSFALRITDIDPMRYDLLFERFLNPDRVSMPDIDIDFCMRRRGEVIQYVNEKYGRDRVAQIITFGTLAAKGVLRDVGRVLGLPFAKMDRVAKLLPDMTKSLAEAARSVDSLASEVAKDPEIKEVVDIGSRLEGLTRHASVHAAGVVITPVPLDDLVPLYKTSRDEITTQWDMKAVERLGVLKMDFLGLKTVTVVDDTLRTLKMQGIDLDLDAVPLDDSEVFRLFCDGRTNGIFQFESSGMRDMLRRAQPSRFEELAAFNALYRPGALSVGMVEEFIQRKLGKKKVQYILPETKPILEETFGVIAYQEQVMQVAVAIGGFTMAEADVLRKAMGKKDPVAMAKQKEKFVSGGEKRGFAKKKAEELWEYIEPFAGYGFNKSHSVAYAMLAYKTAYLKAHYPVAFMAAMLSCEMGSTEEIVKYINESREMGIPILPPDVNESEWTFSVVGSAIRFGLGAIKGVGESAGEAILAARRAQGSFRNLAHLLLEVDAQAANQKVFDALVKSGACDSLGGHRAGLAAAIAGLAEQAARRRREIEAGQSNLFGSGSASTLPSEPPSTVPAWSESERLRLEKESLGFYLSGNPLVEFESHLKRLVSHTTDQLRGGFQGTATVGGLVTRISRAKIKSGQNAGRVMGRFVLEDLHGSLPVTVFADQLQRFDALLVEDAAVILKGQVRERGAENEMTLEEMTLLAKAVEKLVSGVRVALDRELPQTEMLRLRDILADHPGDVAVEFEVRLGDELVRIAPQERFRVAATPALFAAIEGVLGAGRAQRLGL from the coding sequence ATGACCGACTTCGTCCACCTGCACCTCCACAGCCAGTACAGCCTGCTCGACGGCGCCAATCGTCTGGACGACGTGATTCAGGCGGCGGCCGCCGCCGGCATGAAGGCGATCAGCCTGACCGATCACGGCAATCTGTTCGGCGCGATCGAGTTCTACGACAAGGCGAAGAAGGCCGGGATCAAACCGATCATCGGCATCGAGGCCTACGTTGCGCAGGGCAGCCTCGCCGACCGTAATCCGGCCCGCGGCAGCAGCAATCACCTCGTGCTGCTCGCGCGCAACCAGACCGGCTATCAGAATCTCATCAAGCTGACGACGCGCTCCTATCTCCAGGGCTTCTACTACAAGCCGCGCATCGACCACGAGACGCTGCGTGAGTTCAGCGACGGTCTGATCGGGCTCTCTGCCTGTCTCAAGGGAGAGATCAACGAGCGCATCCTCAGCAATCGCGAGGCCGAAGCCGAGGCCAGGGCCCGCGAGTACGCCGAGATCCTCGGTCCGGAGAACTTCTACCTCGAGCTGCAGGACCACGGAATTCCCGAGCAGCGCGCCGCGAACGAGGTGCTCCGGCGCATGTCGAAGAAGCTCGGCCTGGGGCTGGTGGTCACGAACGACTGCCACTACCTGCACCAGAGTGATTCGGTCGCCCACGACGTCCTGCTCTGCATCGGCACTCAGCGCGCGCGTTCCGACCCCGACCGTCTGAAGTACGCCTCCGACCAGTTCTACCTGAAGTCGGGTGACGAGCTCGCCGCGCTCTTTCCGGATGATGGCGAGGCGATCGAGAACACCGTGGCGATCGCCGAACGGTGCAACGTCGAGATCCCTTCGGGAAAGTTCCACCTGCCGGATTTCCCCTTGCCACCGGGGGAGTCGATCGACAGCTTCTTCGAGCATCGGGCGATGGCTGGCCTGGAGGAGCGCTTCGAGGAGATGACGCGCCGCGGGACGCTCGATTCCAGGTATTCGATGGACCTCTATCGCGAGCGACTCAAGTTCGAGATCTCGGTCATCCAGCGGATGCGTTTCCCCGGCTACTTCATGATCGTCTGGGACTTCATCCGGTTCGCGCGCGAGAGCGGCATCCCGGTTGGCCCCGGGCGCGGCTCGGCGGCGGGCTCGCTGGTCTCCTTCGCCTTGCGCATCACCGACATCGATCCGATGCGCTACGACCTTCTCTTCGAGCGCTTCCTGAACCCCGATCGGGTCAGCATGCCCGACATCGACATCGACTTCTGCATGCGCCGCCGCGGCGAGGTGATCCAGTACGTCAACGAGAAGTACGGCCGCGATCGGGTCGCCCAGATCATCACTTTCGGGACCCTCGCCGCGAAGGGCGTGCTGCGCGACGTCGGGCGGGTGCTCGGATTGCCGTTCGCGAAGATGGACCGGGTGGCGAAGCTCCTGCCGGACATGACCAAGTCGCTGGCGGAGGCCGCGCGCTCGGTCGACAGCCTGGCCTCGGAGGTCGCCAAGGACCCGGAGATCAAGGAGGTCGTCGACATCGGCAGCCGCCTCGAGGGACTGACCCGGCACGCCTCGGTCCATGCCGCCGGCGTGGTCATCACGCCAGTGCCCCTCGACGACCTGGTGCCGCTCTACAAGACGAGCCGCGACGAAATCACGACGCAGTGGGACATGAAGGCGGTCGAGCGTCTCGGCGTCCTCAAGATGGACTTTCTCGGCCTGAAGACCGTAACAGTCGTCGACGACACGCTGCGCACACTCAAGATGCAAGGCATCGACCTCGACCTCGACGCGGTGCCGCTCGACGACTCCGAGGTCTTCCGCCTGTTCTGCGACGGACGCACCAACGGCATTTTCCAGTTCGAGTCCAGCGGCATGCGCGACATGCTGCGTCGCGCCCAGCCTTCGCGGTTCGAGGAGTTGGCGGCCTTCAACGCCCTCTATCGTCCGGGAGCGCTCTCGGTCGGGATGGTGGAGGAGTTCATCCAGCGCAAGCTGGGCAAGAAGAAGGTGCAGTACATCCTGCCCGAGACCAAACCGATTCTCGAAGAGACCTTCGGAGTCATCGCCTACCAGGAGCAGGTGATGCAGGTCGCCGTCGCCATCGGTGGCTTCACCATGGCCGAAGCGGACGTGCTGCGCAAGGCGATGGGCAAGAAGGATCCGGTCGCGATGGCGAAGCAGAAGGAGAAGTTCGTCTCCGGGGGGGAGAAGCGCGGCTTCGCGAAGAAGAAGGCGGAAGAGCTCTGGGAGTACATCGAACCCTTCGCCGGCTACGGCTTCAACAAGAGCCACAGCGTCGCCTACGCGATGCTGGCCTACAAGACCGCCTACCTGAAGGCGCACTATCCGGTGGCGTTCATGGCGGCGATGCTCTCCTGCGAAATGGGCTCGACCGAGGAGATCGTCAAGTACATCAACGAGAGCCGGGAGATGGGGATTCCGATTTTGCCGCCCGACGTCAACGAGAGCGAGTGGACCTTTTCGGTCGTGGGCTCCGCGATCCGATTCGGCCTCGGTGCCATCAAGGGCGTTGGTGAGAGCGCCGGCGAGGCCATTCTGGCCGCGCGCCGGGCGCAGGGGAGCTTCAGGAACCTCGCCCACCTGCTGCTCGAGGTCGATGCCCAGGCCGCCAACCAGAAGGTCTTCGACGCCCTCGTGAAGTCGGGCGCCTGCGATTCTCTGGGTGGGCACCGTGCGGGGCTCGCCGCGGCGATCGCCGGACTGGCCGAGCAGGCCGCACGCCGCCGGCGCGAGATCGAAGCCGGGCAGAGCAATCTGTTCGGTTCGGGAAGCGCGAGCACGCTGCCCAGCGAGCCGCCTTCGACAGTGCCCGCCTGGTCGGAGAGCGAGCGCCTGCGGCTGGAGAAGGAATCGCTCGGTTTCTACCTCTCCGGAAATCCGCTCGTCGAGTTCGAGAGTCACCTCAAGCGTCTGGTCAGCCACACCACGGATCAGCTGCGCGGCGGCTTCCAGGGCACCGCCACGGTCGGCGGGCTGGTAACCCGGATTTCGCGCGCCAAGATCAAGAGCGGCCAGAATGCCGGACGGGTGATGGGGAGATTCGTCCTCGAAGACCTCCACGGTTCGCTGCCGGTCACCGTTTTCGCCGACCAGTTGCAGCGCTTCGACGCGCTCCTGGTGGAGGATGCCGCAGTCATCCTCAAGGGCCAGGTGCGCGAGCGCGGCGCCGAGAACGAGATGACCCTGGAGGAGATGACGCTGCTCGCCAAGGCGGTGGAGAAGCTGGTCTCCGGAGTCCGCGTGGCCCTCGACCGGGAGTTGCCGCAGACCGAGATGCTCCGCCTGCGCGACATTCTCGCCGACCATCCGGGCGATGTCGCGGTGGAGTTCGAAGTCCGGCTTGGCGACGAGCTGGTGCGGATCGCGCCGCAGGAGAGGTTTCGTGTCGCCGCGACGCCGGCTCTGTTCGCGGCGATCGAGGGCGTCCTCGGGGCAGGCAGGGCCCAACGCCTGGGACTCTGA